The nucleotide sequence AGAAACCGACCGACCGCTTGAGATGGCCCGCGGCCGGCGCCTGGGTCTGATTTTCTGCCGTGATCATCTGGCATCCCGCGTGATTCAGGATGCTACCACGCGGCCGGGCCTCGTATGGCGGTCAACCGAGATTGTTCAACTGCACTGCGCGGAGCCCTGGGGAGCGGTGGTGCCTCCCGGGCAAGCCTGGCACTGCGCGGGAGAAGTGGCTCCGGTGTCGGGGTTGAAGGTATCCGGGGGGCAGTAGGTCGGCTGCGAGGCGCCCTCCTGCGACGTGTAGGCGCCGGCAGGAGTGACCTGGCACTGCGTGATCGAGGTGGCACCCGTGTCGGGGTTGTACGTGCCGGCCGGGCAGTACGTGGGCTGCGAAGATCCCGCCGACGTGTAGGCTCCGGCCGGGGTGGTCTGGCAGTCGCCGATCGAGGTGGATCCGGTGAACGGGTTGTACGTGCCGGCCGGGCAGTAGGCGGGCTGCGAGGCCCCTTCGGCCGTGTAGGCGCCGGCGGGCGTCGTGAGGCAGTCCGCGACTGAGGTGGCGCCGGTGTTGGGGTTGTACGAGCCGGCGGGACAGGTCGCGCAGCTACCGCCGGACGCATACTGGCCGGCCGGACAGGTTTCGGCCGCCGCGAAGGCCACCCCGCCCGAGGAGAAGCCGTCGCTCGAGACGACGACATTGCCGCCCGTTCCGCCGGTCGGCACCGTCACCACGAGCGATGTGGCCGAGGGCGCCGGGTCGGCGGCGATGTTCGCCTGCACGCCGTTGAACGTGACCGTCGGCGCGGCCGCCCACGCCGCGAGCAGATTCGTCCCGGAAATGGTCACCGTGTCGCCAGCATTGCCCGACGACGGGGACAGGCCGGAGATCGCGGGCGTGTAGCAGGAGGACAGGGAAACGGTCGCGCTCGTGTCGTTGCTGGATCGGATGTCGGCCGTCGTGGCCCCGTAGGCGATGAATCCCGCGGCGCAGTTGCCCGACGCGCCGGAAGGGGCGTTCGAGCCGGGTATCGCGCTGACGGCCACCGCGAGGCCCGTGGCGGCGCGGAGCCTCACCGTGACGCTCCCCTGCCCGGCGTTGACGACGTACGGGTTGGATGCCGGGCTGCCGCCGGAGGTCAGGATGCCGACCGGGCTGCCGTCCTTCGTGATGCTGATGCTCAGCTGCGCGGTGCTGGTCGGGAGCGCCTGTGCGCGGTAGCCGGCCGGCCAGCGGATCGCGAGGCGTAGCAGCCCCTGTCC is from Candidatus Tanganyikabacteria bacterium and encodes:
- a CDS encoding IPT/TIG domain-containing protein; amino-acid sequence: MRSTPEMNFKQPGAAIAIAAILAFALALLAGCQLLTFDLSRIEARIVSGADGDRSVAQFPAGQGLLRLAIRWPAGYRAQALPTSTAQLSISITKDGSPVGILTSGGSPASNPYVVNAGQGSVTVRLRAATGLAVAVSAIPGSNAPSGASGNCAAGFIAYGATTADIRSSNDTSATVSLSSCYTPAISGLSPSSGNAGDTVTISGTNLLAAWAAAPTVTFNGVQANIAADPAPSATSLVVTVPTGGTGGNVVVSSDGFSSGGVAFAAAETCPAGQYASGGSCATCPAGSYNPNTGATSVADCLTTPAGAYTAEGASQPAYCPAGTYNPFTGSTSIGDCQTTPAGAYTSAGSSQPTYCPAGTYNPDTGATSITQCQVTPAGAYTSQEGASQPTYCPPDTFNPDTGATSPAQCQACPGGTTAPQGSAQCS